Proteins encoded together in one Anopheles darlingi chromosome 3, idAnoDarlMG_H_01, whole genome shotgun sequence window:
- the LOC125953540 gene encoding cadherin-related family member 2 isoform X1 encodes MHMHRSVHAGGCSRMHPRLKLVFMVALVGLSIGPPVARTQIINRTPHFIPGSGDMSRFSLLENTPVGSVVYQLRGVDPEGSRLRFSISGPVFSVDRDSGVVRLRQSLDREQQDTVEVIISITDESVLGTEPNTVSLRREIPIRDYNDNAPVFIGRPYSATISEATAPGSNVTVTPDIIATDQDEGVNAELSFSCYQDPTKGSDDICDVFAVHTEKIAQGKFAASLELRKPLDFETRPSYILTIQAKDGSPTNALRAYATVAITILDVQDQPPVFINAPYSATIPENTIEGTAVLTINATDGDTGNPNALMLMLENEPMGHFRLNYIGHPRSGVAELITTGKPLDREDPIITQNGGAYTFGIRATELINNELPGDTTVSQITIVLTDVDDHLPEFNQPSYDVMIPENLEQDTPLPGLAIVVTDKDLGPNSRYTLALRNIRNAEGVFAVVPTHGEGRTPVVVKVLNSSRLDYDVPNEDDKTFVFELVASVDGEERSTATVTVRLQDANDNSPTFPQSSYSLTVRENTPRGFKIADIVATDHDAGMFGRLEYAVKGFGAELFRTSPTGGGLYVERNLDYEEQKSYSLALVAKDGGGRETNANVFIDVLDENDNYPAFEALEYTRTIREGATEFEPQFFVRAVDADGPQQGGGQVSYSIESENSISGHVFAVDRETGEIRITRPVNSMDTDRGQYELLVVATDHGVPPLKNDTRVLIRVGISGNQRPIFKGFGLLSVPGRDIPGPPAYRASIPENATAGYNVTQVSATDPDGLDELLTYKIVGASDNFVIDDHSGLITVARDARLDRDTNPESYTIVVNAIDAGFPIPETATTTVHVKIEDINDKPPRFPQPSYTAYVSERTAIDAEVIRVTASDTDLSARLEYSIIEPITAVTKGGIPLLTTTSYDFRKAFRIDKDSGTIYVNSTLSYNYAAVITLTVQAVDTMAQIAPEQQFARTEVTLYVQSFKDTNPLFRNKGWSTVRPKIELKVKEESPVGEVVFRIEADDPVADVPITDFELVMPDVDGFFALNERTGEISLRKRLDYESYNRTTIDFVVQAITSNRKRQSLAYVNVTVENVNDNAPVFKERDGTHLTVLESDRYPHLLTTVHATDSDAVRTDRDSLLGYNTVSYSLYGSHSNLFTIDNATGEIRIAPGQGLDREKQSVLKLIVVAEDAPGRPTEAKRTNLELVVDVLDVNDNPPIFGQRSYTAVIPENVLLDTFVIAITANDPDEGLGGEVRYDILNEGEANGLLQINPKTGEIKTKAMLTGKGRSDPYELVIRAQDSGNQLPKQSSLYSDVSFTLYIGDISANDGIPFFIAPKLGQTANVTENATIGAPVFQVIASDPDSPATPSGTLRYRIQSDIEDAKSFSINGKTGLITTTRSLDREAKATYNIIIEVSDMGEPPQASTVVLRINVLDIDDHVPRFVRDTDSRPRELIVLEEQAAGTIVGNISALDEDIGENGAIDYEILEGNELGLLKISRTDTNEAILRTTQPLDREAMETIRLTIRCFKLGTTPDQPGEGYNRFDLSQQQLLVRIADLDDHSPQFERENQTIGIRHNVPIDTPIANSRAFDVDSSAKPIVYSIETINFIPQFYRRDNRTEDYTSVFNLNEETGEIRSTRSMSNFVDGYFHLTIRANNSEKVERISETQMKIFVIRDKSLLRFVFSRPPTEISQVLANFSSELQERLADSNLELSVFDAQVLSHADHSLDFSSTGSCFQLTRHGSALAPVEMMRLMDSPELKALLTDVFDKYSVHKIDSCAVSKKAPTGALIASSGTWLVILAGLIGFAAFASTMTACCLAKRYKSQVRSTINSQRIVGSDIYGSATPVLYTEPIYGAL; translated from the exons GTGTGGATCCTGAGGGCAGTAGGTTGCGGTTCAGcatctccggtccggtgtttaGCGTTGATCGCGATTCGGGAGTCGTACGCTTGCGACAGTCACTAGACCGCGAGCAGCAAGACACGGTAGaagtcatcatcagcatcacag ATGAAAGTGTTCTCGGCACGGAACCGAACACGGTGTCACTGAGACGCGAGATACCGATCCGGGACTACAACGACAATGCGCCAGTGTTCATTGGACGACCATATAGTGCGACGATCAGTGAAGCGACCGCACCGGGAAGTAACGTCACCGTTACACCGGACATTATTGCGACGGATCAGGACGAGGGTGTAAATGCCGAACTGAGCTTCAGTTGCTACCAAGATCCAACTAAAGGATCGGACGACATTTGTGACGTGTTTGCGGTACACACGGAAAAGATCGCACAGGGCAAGTTTGCAGCTTCGTTGGAACTACGAAAACCGCTAGACTTCGAGACGCGTCCTTCATACATCTTGACGATCCAGGCAAAGGATGGCTCACCAACGAACGCACTGCGAGCGTACGCAACCGTCGCCATTACGATTCTCGATGTACAGGATCAACCGCCCGTCTTCATCAATGCCCCGTACTCGGCCACGATCCCGGAGAACACGATCGAGGGTACGGCCGTCCTTACGATCAATGCTACCGATGGTGACACCGGTAACCCGAACGCGCTCATGCTAATGCTCGAGAACGAACCGATGGGTCACTTTCGACTTAACTACATCGGACACCCGCGGTCAGGTGTGGCTGAACTGATCACCACCGGAAAGCCACTCGATCGGGAGGATCCGATCATCACACAGAACGGTGGTGCGTACACGTTCGGTATTCGAGCGACGGAACTGATCAATAACGAACTACCGGGGGATACAACGGTCTCCCAGATTACGATCGTGCTAACCGACGTCGATGATCATCTGCCAGAGTTTAATCAACCGAGCTACGATGTAATGATTCCGGAGAATCTGGAGCAGGATACACCTCTGCCGGGTCTCGCGATCGTCGTCACGGATAAGGATCTCGGTCCAAACAGTCGCTACACGCTCGCTTTGCGCAACATTCGAAACGCCGAAGGCGTATTTGCAGTGGTACCAACGCACGGTGAAGGTCGTACACCGGTCGTAGTTAAGGTACTCAACTCATCGCGCCTCGATTACGACGTCCCGAACGAGGACGATAAGACGTTTGTCTTCGAACTCGTCGCTTCGGTGGACGGAGAGGAACGCTCGACGGCCACCGTCACGGTGCGGCTCCAGGATGCTAACGACAACTCACCGACCTTCCCACAGTCCAGCTACTCGCTAACGGTACGCGAGAATACGCCACGTGGCTTCAAGATAGCCGACATCGTGGCAACCGATCACGATGCGGGCATGTTTGGCCGGTTGGAGTACGCCGTGAAGGGCTTCGGAGCTGAACTGTTCCGGACGAgccccaccggtggtggcctaTACGTGGAGCGTAATCTGGACTACGAAGAGCAGAAGAGCTACAGCTTAGCGCTGGTCGCAAAGGACGGTGGAGGCCGCGAAACGAACGCCAACGTATTCATCGATGTACTGGACGAGAACGACAATTATCCGGCATTCGAGGCACTCGAGTACACACGGACTATTCGCGAAGGAGCGACCGAGTTCGAGCCGCAGTTCTTCGTCCGAGCGGTTGATGCCGATGGTCCACAGCAGGGTGGTGGACAGGTGAGCTACTCTATCGAATCGGAAAATAGCATCTCGGGCCACGTGTTTGCTGTGGACCGGGAGACGGGTGAGATCCGAATTACACGCCCGGTTAATTCGATGGACACGGATCGGGGCCAGTACGAACTGCTGGTGGTCGCTACCGATCATGGTGTGCCGCCGCTTAAGAACGATACGCGCGTCTTGATCCGGGTGGGCATTTCCGGAAATCAACGACCAATATTTAAAGGTTTTGGATTGCTTTCTGTCCCGGGCCGGGATATACCTGGACCACCGGCGTATCGTGCCTCGATTCCGGAAAATGCCACCGCGGGCTACAACGTGACGCAGGTGAGCGCAACCGATCCGGATGGACTGGATGAGCTGCTGACGTACAAGATCGTTGGTGCCAGCGATAATTTCGTCATCGATGATCA TAGTGGCCTCATCACGGTGGCTCGCGATGCACGGCTTGATCGTGATACGAACCCCGAAAGTTACACGATCGTGGTGAACGCGATTGATGCTGGTTTCCCGATTCCTGAGACGGCGACCACAACGGTACACGTCAAAATCGAGGACATTAACGACAAACCGCCACGGTTCCCGCAACCCTCGTACACGGCATACGTATCCGAACGAACGGCAATCGATGCCGAAGTGATCCGTGTCACGGCTAGCGACACAGACCTGAGTGCACGCCTCGAGTACTCGATCATCGAACCGATTACGGCCGTCACCAAGGGTGGTATCCCGCTGCTGACGACCACATCCTACGACTTCCGCAAGGCGTTCCGCATTGACAAGGATTCTGGAACGATCTACGTTAACAGTACGCTGAGCTACAACTACGCCGCGGTCATTACACTGACCGTACAGGCGGTCGACACGATGGCACAGATAGCACCCGAGCAACAATTCGCCCGTACGGAGGTGACACTGTACGTGCAATCGTTCAAGGACACAAATCCTCTGTTCCGCAACAAGGGTTGGTCAACGGTACGACCGAAGATCGAGCTAAAGGTAAAGGAAGAGTCACCGGTCGGGGAAGTAGTGTTCCGTATCGAGGCGGATGATCCCGTCGCCGATGTACCGATCACTGATTTCGAGCTCGTAATGCCCGATGTGGATGGATTCTTTGCCCTAAATGAGCGTACCGGAGAGATTTCGCTTCGGAAACGGCTCGACTACGAATCCTACAATCGTACCACGATCGATTTTGTCGTGCAAGCGATCACGAGCAATAGGAAACGGCAGTCACTGGCCTACGTGAACGTGACGGTGGAGAACGTGAATGATAATGCGCCGGTCTTTAAGGAGCGCGATGGTACCCATCTGACGGTGCTCGAGTCTGATCGATACCCACACTTACTGACGACCGTGCACGCAACGGACAGTGACGCTGTACGGACGGATCGGGACAGTCTTCTTGGCTACAACACCGTATCGTATAGTCTGTACGGTTCTCACTCGAACCTTTTCACCATCGACAACGCCACCGGTGAGATCCGGATTGCGCCAGGACAGGGGCTTGACCGGGAGAAGCAATCGGTGCTGAAGCTGATCGTTGTGGCCGAAGATGCACCCGGTAGACCGACGGAAGCCAAGCGCACCAATCTGGAACTGGTGGTCGATGTGCTCGATGTGAACGATAATCCACCGATCTTTGGTCAGCGCTCGTATACGGCGGTCATTCCGGAGAATGTGCTCCTCGATACGTTCGTCATAGCGATTACGGCGAACGATCCGGACGAGGGGCTCGGTGGTGAGGTACGCTATGACATTCTGAACGAGGGTGAAGCTAATG GATTACTACAGATCAACCCCAAGACAGGTGAGATCAAAACGAAGGCCATGCTGACGGGTAAGGGACGATCGGATCCGTATGAGCTGGTGATTCGCGCTCAGGACAGCGGTAATCAGCTACCGAAGCAGAGCTCACTCTACAGCGACGTATCGTTTACGCTGTACATCGGAGATATTAGTGCCAACGATGGTATTCCGTTCTTCATCGCACCCAAGCTGGGTCAAACGGCCAACGTCACGGAG AATGCTAccatcggtgcaccggtgTTCCAAGTCATTGCCAGCGATCCGGATAGCCCAGCGACGCCAAGTGGAACCCTCCGTTATCGCATCCAGTCCGACATTGAGGACGCAAAATCGTTCAGTATCAACGGAAAGACGGGTCTGATTACGAccactcgatcgctcgatcgtgaAGCTAAGGCAACgtacaacatcatcatcgaggtAAGCGATATGGGTGAACCACCGCAAGCCTCCACCGTAGTGCTCCGTATAAACGTGCTGGACATCGATGATCATGTGCCGCGTTTCGTACGCGATACTGATTCCCGGCCCCGGGAGTTGATCGTGTTGGAAGAGCAAGCGGCCGGTACGATCGTCGGTAATATAAGCGCACTTGACGAGGATATCGGTGAGAATGGAGCGATCGATTATGAAATTCTGGAGGGCAACGAGCTTGGACTACTGAAGATCTCCCGCACGGACACCAATGAGGCCATCCTAAGAACGACGCAACCATTGGACCGTGAGGCAATGGAAACGATCCGTCTCACGATCCGATGCTTCAAGCTTGGAACGACCCCGGACCAGCCCGGTGAGGGTTATAACCGGTTCGATCTatcacagcagcaactgctggtACGGATTGCCGATCTCGACGATCATTCGCCACAGTTTGAGCGTGAAAACCAAACGATCGGTATCCGGCATAATGTGCCGATCGATACACCGATCGCAAATAGCCGTGCATTTGATGTGGATTCAAGCGCTAAACCGATCGTCTATTCGATCGAAACCATCAACTTCATCCCACAATTCTATCGCCGGGACAACCGGACCGAAGACTATACGAGTGTCTTTAACCTAAATGAAGAAACCGGGGAGATACGCAGCACCCGCAGCATGTCGAACTTTGTCGATGGTTACTTCCATCTCACGATCCGGGCAAACAATAGTGAGAAGGTGGAGCGGATCAGCGAAACACAGATGAAGATCTTCGTCATACGCGACAAGTCATTGCTGCGGTTTGTCTTCTCACGGCCACCGACCGAGATTAGCCAGGTGTTGGCGAACTTCAGCAGCGAGCTGCAGGAACGGTTGGCCGATTCCAACCTCGAACTATCGGTGTTCGATGCGCAGGTGCTCAGTCACGCCGATCACAGTCTAGACTTTAGCTCGACCGGTTCCTGCTTCCAGTTGACGCGCCACGGTTCTGCATTGGCCCCGGTAGAAATGATGCGTCTGATGGATAGTCCCGAGCTGAAGGCGCTTCTGACCGACGTGTTCGACAAGTACTCGGTCCACAAGATTGACTCATGTGCGGTAAGCAAGAAAGCACCGACCGGTGCACTGATCGCTTCCTCGGGCACTTGGCTAGTGATTCTGGCCGGTCTCATAGGGTTTGCTGCGTTTGCATCAACCATGACTGCGTGCTGTCTAGCAAAACG ATACAAAAGTCAGGTGCGATCGACGATCAACTCGCAGCGTATCGTCGGATCGGACATTTATGGTAGTGCCACCCCCGTGCTCTACACCGAGCCTATCTACGGGGCGCTTTAA
- the LOC125953540 gene encoding cadherin-23 isoform X2 — MHMHRSVHAGGCSRMHPRLKLVFMVALVGLSIGPPVARTQIINRTPHFIPGSGDMSRFSLLENTPVGSVVYQLRGVDPEGSRLRFSISGPVFSVDRDSGVVRLRQSLDREQQDTVEVIISITDESVLGTEPNTVSLRREIPIRDYNDNAPVFIGRPYSATISEATAPGSNVTVTPDIIATDQDEGVNAELSFSCYQDPTKGSDDICDVFAVHTEKIAQGKFAASLELRKPLDFETRPSYILTIQAKDGSPTNALRAYATVAITILDVQDQPPVFINAPYSATIPENTIEGTAVLTINATDGDTGNPNALMLMLENEPMGHFRLNYIGHPRSGVAELITTGKPLDREDPIITQNGGAYTFGIRATELINNELPGDTTVSQITIVLTDVDDHLPEFNQPSYDVMIPENLEQDTPLPGLAIVVTDKDLGPNSRYTLALRNIRNAEGVFAVVPTHGEGRTPVVVKVLNSSRLDYDVPNEDDKTFVFELVASVDGEERSTATVTVRLQDANDNSPTFPQSSYSLTVRENTPRGFKIADIVATDHDAGMFGRLEYAVKGFGAELFRTSPTGGGLYVERNLDYEEQKSYSLALVAKDGGGRETNANVFIDVLDENDNYPAFEALEYTRTIREGATEFEPQFFVRAVDADGPQQGGGQVSYSIESENSISGHVFAVDRETGEIRITRPVNSMDTDRGQYELLVVATDHGVPPLKNDTRVLIRVGISGNQRPIFKGFGLLSVPGRDIPGPPAYRASIPENATAGYNVTQVSATDPDGLDELLTYKIVGASDNFVIDDHSGLITVARDARLDRDTNPESYTIVVNAIDAGFPIPETATTTVHVKIEDINDKPPRFPQPSYTAYVSERTAIDAEVIRVTASDTDLSARLEYSIIEPITAVTKGGIPLLTTTSYDFRKAFRIDKDSGTIYVNSTLSYNYAAVITLTVQAVDTMAQIAPEQQFARTEVTLYVQSFKDTNPLFRNKGWSTVRPKIELKVKEESPVGEVVFRIEADDPVADVPITDFELVMPDVDGFFALNERTGEISLRKRLDYESYNRTTIDFVVQAITSNRKRQSLAYVNVTVENVNDNAPVFKERDGTHLTVLESDRYPHLLTTVHATDSDAVRTDRDSLLGYNTVSYSLYGSHSNLFTIDNATGEIRIAPGQGLDREKQSVLKLIVVAEDAPGRPTEAKRTNLELVVDVLDVNDNPPIFGQRSYTAVIPENVLLDTFVIAITANDPDEGLGGEVRYDILNEGEANGLLQINPKTGEIKTKAMLTGKGRSDPYELVIRAQDSGNQLPKQSSLYSDVSFTLYIGDISANDGIPFFIAPKLGQTANVTENATIGAPVFQVIASDPDSPATPSGTLRYRIQSDIEDAKSFSINGKTGLITTTRSLDREAKATYNIIIEVSDMGEPPQASTVVLRINVLDIDDHVPRFVRDTDSRPRELIVLEEQAAGTIVGNISALDEDIGENGAIDYEILEGNELGLLKISRTDTNEAILRTTQPLDREAMETIRLTIRCFKLGTTPDQPGEGYNRFDLSQQQLLVRIADLDDHSPQFERENQTIGIRHNVPIDTPIANSRAFDVDSSAKPIVYSIETINFIPQFYRRDNRTEDYTSVFNLNEETGEIRSTRSMSNFVDGYFHLTIRANNSEKVERISETQMKIFVIRDKSLLRFVFSRPPTEISQVLANFSSELQERLADSNLELSVFDAQVLSHADHSLDFSSTGSCFQLTRHGSALAPVEMMRLMDSPELKALLTDVFDKYSVHKIDSCAVSKKAPTGALIASSGTWLVILAGLIGFAAFASTMTACCLAKR; from the exons GTGTGGATCCTGAGGGCAGTAGGTTGCGGTTCAGcatctccggtccggtgtttaGCGTTGATCGCGATTCGGGAGTCGTACGCTTGCGACAGTCACTAGACCGCGAGCAGCAAGACACGGTAGaagtcatcatcagcatcacag ATGAAAGTGTTCTCGGCACGGAACCGAACACGGTGTCACTGAGACGCGAGATACCGATCCGGGACTACAACGACAATGCGCCAGTGTTCATTGGACGACCATATAGTGCGACGATCAGTGAAGCGACCGCACCGGGAAGTAACGTCACCGTTACACCGGACATTATTGCGACGGATCAGGACGAGGGTGTAAATGCCGAACTGAGCTTCAGTTGCTACCAAGATCCAACTAAAGGATCGGACGACATTTGTGACGTGTTTGCGGTACACACGGAAAAGATCGCACAGGGCAAGTTTGCAGCTTCGTTGGAACTACGAAAACCGCTAGACTTCGAGACGCGTCCTTCATACATCTTGACGATCCAGGCAAAGGATGGCTCACCAACGAACGCACTGCGAGCGTACGCAACCGTCGCCATTACGATTCTCGATGTACAGGATCAACCGCCCGTCTTCATCAATGCCCCGTACTCGGCCACGATCCCGGAGAACACGATCGAGGGTACGGCCGTCCTTACGATCAATGCTACCGATGGTGACACCGGTAACCCGAACGCGCTCATGCTAATGCTCGAGAACGAACCGATGGGTCACTTTCGACTTAACTACATCGGACACCCGCGGTCAGGTGTGGCTGAACTGATCACCACCGGAAAGCCACTCGATCGGGAGGATCCGATCATCACACAGAACGGTGGTGCGTACACGTTCGGTATTCGAGCGACGGAACTGATCAATAACGAACTACCGGGGGATACAACGGTCTCCCAGATTACGATCGTGCTAACCGACGTCGATGATCATCTGCCAGAGTTTAATCAACCGAGCTACGATGTAATGATTCCGGAGAATCTGGAGCAGGATACACCTCTGCCGGGTCTCGCGATCGTCGTCACGGATAAGGATCTCGGTCCAAACAGTCGCTACACGCTCGCTTTGCGCAACATTCGAAACGCCGAAGGCGTATTTGCAGTGGTACCAACGCACGGTGAAGGTCGTACACCGGTCGTAGTTAAGGTACTCAACTCATCGCGCCTCGATTACGACGTCCCGAACGAGGACGATAAGACGTTTGTCTTCGAACTCGTCGCTTCGGTGGACGGAGAGGAACGCTCGACGGCCACCGTCACGGTGCGGCTCCAGGATGCTAACGACAACTCACCGACCTTCCCACAGTCCAGCTACTCGCTAACGGTACGCGAGAATACGCCACGTGGCTTCAAGATAGCCGACATCGTGGCAACCGATCACGATGCGGGCATGTTTGGCCGGTTGGAGTACGCCGTGAAGGGCTTCGGAGCTGAACTGTTCCGGACGAgccccaccggtggtggcctaTACGTGGAGCGTAATCTGGACTACGAAGAGCAGAAGAGCTACAGCTTAGCGCTGGTCGCAAAGGACGGTGGAGGCCGCGAAACGAACGCCAACGTATTCATCGATGTACTGGACGAGAACGACAATTATCCGGCATTCGAGGCACTCGAGTACACACGGACTATTCGCGAAGGAGCGACCGAGTTCGAGCCGCAGTTCTTCGTCCGAGCGGTTGATGCCGATGGTCCACAGCAGGGTGGTGGACAGGTGAGCTACTCTATCGAATCGGAAAATAGCATCTCGGGCCACGTGTTTGCTGTGGACCGGGAGACGGGTGAGATCCGAATTACACGCCCGGTTAATTCGATGGACACGGATCGGGGCCAGTACGAACTGCTGGTGGTCGCTACCGATCATGGTGTGCCGCCGCTTAAGAACGATACGCGCGTCTTGATCCGGGTGGGCATTTCCGGAAATCAACGACCAATATTTAAAGGTTTTGGATTGCTTTCTGTCCCGGGCCGGGATATACCTGGACCACCGGCGTATCGTGCCTCGATTCCGGAAAATGCCACCGCGGGCTACAACGTGACGCAGGTGAGCGCAACCGATCCGGATGGACTGGATGAGCTGCTGACGTACAAGATCGTTGGTGCCAGCGATAATTTCGTCATCGATGATCA TAGTGGCCTCATCACGGTGGCTCGCGATGCACGGCTTGATCGTGATACGAACCCCGAAAGTTACACGATCGTGGTGAACGCGATTGATGCTGGTTTCCCGATTCCTGAGACGGCGACCACAACGGTACACGTCAAAATCGAGGACATTAACGACAAACCGCCACGGTTCCCGCAACCCTCGTACACGGCATACGTATCCGAACGAACGGCAATCGATGCCGAAGTGATCCGTGTCACGGCTAGCGACACAGACCTGAGTGCACGCCTCGAGTACTCGATCATCGAACCGATTACGGCCGTCACCAAGGGTGGTATCCCGCTGCTGACGACCACATCCTACGACTTCCGCAAGGCGTTCCGCATTGACAAGGATTCTGGAACGATCTACGTTAACAGTACGCTGAGCTACAACTACGCCGCGGTCATTACACTGACCGTACAGGCGGTCGACACGATGGCACAGATAGCACCCGAGCAACAATTCGCCCGTACGGAGGTGACACTGTACGTGCAATCGTTCAAGGACACAAATCCTCTGTTCCGCAACAAGGGTTGGTCAACGGTACGACCGAAGATCGAGCTAAAGGTAAAGGAAGAGTCACCGGTCGGGGAAGTAGTGTTCCGTATCGAGGCGGATGATCCCGTCGCCGATGTACCGATCACTGATTTCGAGCTCGTAATGCCCGATGTGGATGGATTCTTTGCCCTAAATGAGCGTACCGGAGAGATTTCGCTTCGGAAACGGCTCGACTACGAATCCTACAATCGTACCACGATCGATTTTGTCGTGCAAGCGATCACGAGCAATAGGAAACGGCAGTCACTGGCCTACGTGAACGTGACGGTGGAGAACGTGAATGATAATGCGCCGGTCTTTAAGGAGCGCGATGGTACCCATCTGACGGTGCTCGAGTCTGATCGATACCCACACTTACTGACGACCGTGCACGCAACGGACAGTGACGCTGTACGGACGGATCGGGACAGTCTTCTTGGCTACAACACCGTATCGTATAGTCTGTACGGTTCTCACTCGAACCTTTTCACCATCGACAACGCCACCGGTGAGATCCGGATTGCGCCAGGACAGGGGCTTGACCGGGAGAAGCAATCGGTGCTGAAGCTGATCGTTGTGGCCGAAGATGCACCCGGTAGACCGACGGAAGCCAAGCGCACCAATCTGGAACTGGTGGTCGATGTGCTCGATGTGAACGATAATCCACCGATCTTTGGTCAGCGCTCGTATACGGCGGTCATTCCGGAGAATGTGCTCCTCGATACGTTCGTCATAGCGATTACGGCGAACGATCCGGACGAGGGGCTCGGTGGTGAGGTACGCTATGACATTCTGAACGAGGGTGAAGCTAATG GATTACTACAGATCAACCCCAAGACAGGTGAGATCAAAACGAAGGCCATGCTGACGGGTAAGGGACGATCGGATCCGTATGAGCTGGTGATTCGCGCTCAGGACAGCGGTAATCAGCTACCGAAGCAGAGCTCACTCTACAGCGACGTATCGTTTACGCTGTACATCGGAGATATTAGTGCCAACGATGGTATTCCGTTCTTCATCGCACCCAAGCTGGGTCAAACGGCCAACGTCACGGAG AATGCTAccatcggtgcaccggtgTTCCAAGTCATTGCCAGCGATCCGGATAGCCCAGCGACGCCAAGTGGAACCCTCCGTTATCGCATCCAGTCCGACATTGAGGACGCAAAATCGTTCAGTATCAACGGAAAGACGGGTCTGATTACGAccactcgatcgctcgatcgtgaAGCTAAGGCAACgtacaacatcatcatcgaggtAAGCGATATGGGTGAACCACCGCAAGCCTCCACCGTAGTGCTCCGTATAAACGTGCTGGACATCGATGATCATGTGCCGCGTTTCGTACGCGATACTGATTCCCGGCCCCGGGAGTTGATCGTGTTGGAAGAGCAAGCGGCCGGTACGATCGTCGGTAATATAAGCGCACTTGACGAGGATATCGGTGAGAATGGAGCGATCGATTATGAAATTCTGGAGGGCAACGAGCTTGGACTACTGAAGATCTCCCGCACGGACACCAATGAGGCCATCCTAAGAACGACGCAACCATTGGACCGTGAGGCAATGGAAACGATCCGTCTCACGATCCGATGCTTCAAGCTTGGAACGACCCCGGACCAGCCCGGTGAGGGTTATAACCGGTTCGATCTatcacagcagcaactgctggtACGGATTGCCGATCTCGACGATCATTCGCCACAGTTTGAGCGTGAAAACCAAACGATCGGTATCCGGCATAATGTGCCGATCGATACACCGATCGCAAATAGCCGTGCATTTGATGTGGATTCAAGCGCTAAACCGATCGTCTATTCGATCGAAACCATCAACTTCATCCCACAATTCTATCGCCGGGACAACCGGACCGAAGACTATACGAGTGTCTTTAACCTAAATGAAGAAACCGGGGAGATACGCAGCACCCGCAGCATGTCGAACTTTGTCGATGGTTACTTCCATCTCACGATCCGGGCAAACAATAGTGAGAAGGTGGAGCGGATCAGCGAAACACAGATGAAGATCTTCGTCATACGCGACAAGTCATTGCTGCGGTTTGTCTTCTCACGGCCACCGACCGAGATTAGCCAGGTGTTGGCGAACTTCAGCAGCGAGCTGCAGGAACGGTTGGCCGATTCCAACCTCGAACTATCGGTGTTCGATGCGCAGGTGCTCAGTCACGCCGATCACAGTCTAGACTTTAGCTCGACCGGTTCCTGCTTCCAGTTGACGCGCCACGGTTCTGCATTGGCCCCGGTAGAAATGATGCGTCTGATGGATAGTCCCGAGCTGAAGGCGCTTCTGACCGACGTGTTCGACAAGTACTCGGTCCACAAGATTGACTCATGTGCGGTAAGCAAGAAAGCACCGACCGGTGCACTGATCGCTTCCTCGGGCACTTGGCTAGTGATTCTGGCCGGTCTCATAGGGTTTGCTGCGTTTGCATCAACCATGACTGCGTGCTGTCTAGCAAAACGGTAA